A genomic segment from Vanacampus margaritifer isolate UIUO_Vmar chromosome 3, RoL_Vmar_1.0, whole genome shotgun sequence encodes:
- the polk gene encoding DNA polymerase kappa, which produces MENGTAATKGEGFLSRMALNDNKAGMEGLDRDKINKIIMESSKGSKFYENELKKEHQVNQRIEKMMLQKAHITEQQLKKAQAQVERMASDLEKSRDLSRVIVHVDMDAFYAAVEMRDCPDLKDKPMAVGSMSMLSTSNYHARKYGVRAAMPGFIAKKLCPHLIIVPCNFDKYKSVSNEIREIFADYDPQFQPMSLDEAYLDFTEHLELRSSWPEASRTHRYRASSTDIEQSEHQQESEVKGFSPVLFEDSPSSSQGLSSSEAADATGKAAEVFGMSVEEAVREMRFRIEQKTTLTASAGIAPNMMLAKVCSDKNKPNGQYRLASTREVVMDFIQNLPVRKVSGIGKVSEKMLNALGISSCAHLGQQMALLSLLFSETAWHHFMQVSLGLGSTYIVRNEERKSMSTERTFKELNKPDEQLTLCRELCEDLAQDLKKEELKGKNITLKLKNVNFEVKTRALTLPCAIATADEIFAAAKDLLKTETENESPQPLRLRLMGVRISAFVSPDDKKPLQKSIVGFLQSGKTDAQVSAQEVRQQLEGHHLSSCPLTAQTSPTKEAVTWQMKKKGLLEDQPADRPQLSFFQRAHAKRLQLQVCSQERGNEESASAVTLRDDDAHKRAESPRKGTGPNSAASHLPEIDGVGPSEARASSSSSAMNCLTCPVCFRHVSTDDLNVFNSHIDQCLSKGEFHIPDSNLDLNKNHKESEVPGTETHEGQVTNNEQVEPNRQDQHHLTNSNDHTTTLINGDSGTLTSHQPRSCHKGPVLICPVCQLTQHTDDLTIFNRHVDLCLNQEVLQEMGTSPTVEIAKSNGIDRGIPPPRQAERGKSKRRSSPSYLPSKKAKGLSTHNTIDKFFR; this is translated from the exons ATGGAAAATGGCACCGCGGCCACTAAAGGAGAGGGGTTCCTCTCCAGAATGGCCCTTAATGACAACAAAGCTGGTATGGAGGGTCTTGACAGAGACAAAATCAACAAGATCATCATGGAGTCATCGAAG GGATCCAAGTTTTATGAGAATGAGCTGAAGAAAGAGCATCAGGTGAACCAGCGCATTGAGAAAATGATGCTGCAAAAAGCACATATCACAGAACAGCAGTTAAAGAAAGCCCAAGCACAG GTGGAGAGGATGGCCTCTGATCTGGAGAAGAGTCGTGATCTAAGCCGCGTGATTGTGCATGTGGACATGGATGCTTTCTACGCTGCAGTGGAGATGAGAGACTGTCCTGACCTCAAGGACAAGCCCATGGCCGTTGGATCCATGAGCATGCTG TCCACATCCAACTACCATGCCAGGAAATATGGTGTCCGGGCCGCTATGCCAGGATTCATAGCCAAAAAACTTTGCCCGCACTTAATCATTGTTCCATGCAACTTTGATAAATACAAATCAGTGAGCAATGAG ATCAGGGAGATATTTGCAGACTATGATCCTCAATTCCAGCCAATGAGTCTGGACGAAGCCTATCTGGATTTTACAGAGCACCTGGAACTAAGGAGTAGCTGGCCAGAGGCCTCACGAACACATCGCTACAGAGCTAGCAGCACTGATATAG AGCAATCTGAGCACCAACAGGAATCGGAGGTGAAAGGCTTCTCCCCTGTACTGTTTGAGGACAGCCCAAGTTCCTCTCAGGGCTTGTCAAGTTCCGAAGCTGCCGATGCAACGGGTAAAGCCGCCGAGGTTTTTGGTATGTCTGTAGAGGAGGCCGTGAGGGAGATGCGCTTCCGTATTGAGCAGAAGACCACGCTGACTGCCAGTGCAG GCATTGCTCCCAACATGATGCTGGCCAAAGTATGCAGTGACAAGAACAAGCCTAACGGACAGTACAGACTGGCGTCCACCAGAGAGGTTGTCATGGACTTCATCCAGAACCTCCCAGTTCGCAAA GTTTCAGGCATAGGAAAGGTGAGCGAAAAGATGCTGAACGCTCTGGGCATCAGTAGCTGTGCTCATCTTGGAcagcagatggcgctgttgtcattgttgttttctGAGACAGCCTGGCATCACTTCATGCAGGTTTCCTTGGGTCTGGGCTCCACATACATAGTGAG GAacgaagaaagaaaaagcatgAGCACGGAGAG AACGTTTAAAGAATTGAACAAGCCTGATGAACAGCTGACTTTATGCAGAGAGCTTTGTGAAGACTTAGCGCAAGACCTGAAGAAAGAAGAGCTGAAG GGTAAAAACATCACACTCAAACTGAAGAATGTGAACTTTGAGGTGAAAACCAGGGCATTGACGCTCCCGTGTGCCATCGCCACTGCCGATGAGATATTCGCTGCGGCCAAAGACCTTCTTAAGACGGAAACAGAGAATGAAAGTCCGCAGCCTTTAAGACTGAGGCTCATGG GTGTTCGTATCTCTGCCTTTGTCAGCCCGGATGATAAAAAGCCTCTGCAGAAGAGCATCGTTGGTTTCCTCCAATCGGGAAAGACGGACGCCCAAGTCTCCGCCCAGGAAGTACGCCAACAGCTTGAAGGGCATCATCTCTCCTCTTGTCCTCTCACAGCACAGACATCTCCGACGAAAGAGGCGGTTACTTGGCAGATGAAGAAAAAGGGCTTACTGGAGGACCAGCCTGCTGATAGACCTCAGTTGTCTTTCTTTCAAAGAGCCCACGCCAAGAGACTGCAGCTCCAAGTTTGTTCACAAGAGCGAGGAAATGAGGAGAGTGCATCTGCGGTTACACTGAGAGATGATGACGCACACAAAAGGGCAGAGTCACCAAGAAAGGGCACGGGGCCAAATAGTGCAGCCTCACATCTTCCAGAAATTGATGGCGTTGGCCCCTCTGAGGCTCGAGCGTCTTCATCAAGCTCAGCGATGAACTGCCTCACCTGTCCTGTGTGTTTCAGACATGTTAGCACAGACGATTTGAATGTCTTCAACAGCCATATAGACCAGTGCCTCAGCAAAGGAGAGTTCCATATACCAGACTCAAATTTAGATTTAAACAAGAACCACAAAGAAAGCGAGGTGCCAGGGACCGAGACACATGAGGGCCAAGTAACGAATAATGAACAAGTCGAGCCAAACCGACAGGACCAACACCACTTGACAAACAGTAACGATCACACGACCACATTGATCAATGGTGACAGCGGAACACTGACCTCACATCAACCTCGGTCATGCCATAAAGGTCCCGTCCTCATCTGCCCGGTGTGTCAGCTGACCCAGCACACAGATGACCTCACTATCTTCAATCGCCACGTTGACCTCTGCCTGAACCAGGAAGTGCTGCAAGAGATGGGGACATCGCCCACAGTTGAAATTGCAAAGAGCAATGGAATAG ACAGAGGTATCCCCCCTCCGAGGCAAGCAGAAAGAGGTAAAAGCAAAAG GCGAAGCTCACCTTCATATCTGCCCTCTAAAAAGGCCAAAGGTCTGAGCACTCACAACACCATCGACAAGTTCTTCAGGTGA
- the LOC144048744 gene encoding ceramide transfer protein-like isoform X1 yields MSEKSSASGSDEDVEPESAQPVEFGGVLSKWTNYIHGWQDRWVVLKNNTLSYYKSEDEREYGCRGSLCLSKAVITPHEFDECRFDISVNDSVWYLRAEDPEHRLQWIESIELHKAESGYGSESSLRRHGSMLSLTSAASALSATSTSSFKKGHRLCEKLAEMETFRDILCRQVDTLQKYFDSCADAVSKDEFHRDRVEEDEDDFPAASRPDGECCYNNNGSKEKLFAPASPKGMNGIDFKGEAITFKATTAGILSTLSHCIELMVKREDSWQKRLEKELEKRRRVEDAYKSAVHELKKKSHYGGPDYEEGPNSLINEDEFFDAVEAALDRQDKIEEQCQSEKVRIPRLTPVPPGDVYSSIGTHRFATKARSHCSSLSSAELVSASDDIHRFSTQVEEMVQNHMTYSLQDMGGDANWQLVIEEGEMKVYRREVEENGIVLDPLKATHAVKGVTGHEVCHYFWDTAVRMDWETTIENFNVVETLSDNAIIVYQTHKRVWPASQRDVLYLSAIRKILATNENDPDTWLVCNFSVDHENAAPSNRCVRAKINVAMICQTLVSPPEGDKEISRDNILCKITYVANVNPGGWAPASVLRAVAKREYPKFLKRFTSYVQEKTSGKPILF; encoded by the exons ATGTCCGAAAAGAGCTCAGCGTCCGGTTCAGACGAAGATGTGGAACCAGAATCCGCACAACCTGTGGAGTTCGGAGGCGTGTTGAGCAAG TGGACCAATTACATACACGGATGGCAGGACCGATGGGTCGTGTTGAAGAACAACACTTTAAGCTACTACAAATCAGAGGATGAACGCGAATATGGCTGCAGGGGCTCTTTGTGCCTCAGTAAGGCTGTCATCACA CCCCATGAGTTTGACGAGTGTCGCTTTGACATCAGTGTCAACGACAGCGTGTGGTACCTCCGAGCCGAAGATCCCGAGCACAGACTCCAGTGGATCGAGTCCATTGAGTTGCACAAG GCGGAGTCCGGGTATGGGTCCGAATCTAGTCTGAGGCGTCATGGTTCCATGTTGTCCCTCACCTCAGCAGCCAGTGCCTTGTCTGCCACGTCAACATCCTCTTTCAAG AAGGGGCACAGGCTGTGTGAGAAATTAGCAGAAATGGAGACCTTCCGGGACATTCTTTGCAGACAAGTGGACACATTGCAGAAATATTTTGACTCCTGCGCCGATGCGGTCTCCAAAGACGAGTTTCACAGGGACAGAG tggaggaggatgaagatgacTTCCCAGCCGCCTCGAGGCCAGACGGTGAATGTTGTTACAACAATAACGGCAGTAAAGAGAAAC TGTTCGCCCCCGCCAGTCCCAAAGGCATGAATGGCATAGACTTCAAAGGAGAGGCCATCACCTTCAAGGCCACCACGGCGGGCATCCTGTCCACTTTGTCACACTGCATTGAGCTGATGGTCAAACGTGAAGACAGCTGGCAGAAAAGGCTGGAGAAG gaactggagaagaggaggagggtaGAAGACGCCTATAAATCTGCTGTGCATGAACTGAAGAAAAAGTCACACTACGGAGGGCCGGATTACGAG GAGGGGCCCAACAGTTTGATCAACGAGGACGAGTTCTTTGATGCGGTGGAAGCTGCGCTCGACAGACAAGACAAGATCGAAGAGCAG TGCCAGTCGGAAAAGGTCAGGATCCCTCGACTGACTCCCGTTCCTCCCGGCGACGTCTACTCCAGCATCGGCACACACAGATTCGCTACCAAG GCGCGTAGTCATTGCTCTTCCCTGTCCTCTGCCGAGCTAGTCAGTGCTTCAGATGACATTCACAGATTCAGCACTCAG GTGGAGGAGATGGTGCAGAATCATATGACGTACTCTCTTCAGGACATGGGCGGAGATGCCAACTGGCAGCTGGTCATCGAGGAAGGAGAGATGAAG GTGTACAGAAGAGAAGTGGAAGAGAACGGGATCGTGTTGGATCCCCTCAAAGCCACGCACGCCGTCAAAGGGGTGACGGGACACGAGGTGTGCCACTACTTCTGGGACACTGCGGTGCGCATGGACTGGGAGA CCACCATTGAAAACTTCAACGTGGTGGAAACGCTCTCCGACAACGCCATTATCGTTTATCAGACACACAAG AGGGTGTGGCCGGCCTCCCAGAGAGACGTGCTCTATCTGTCGGCCATCAGAAAGATTCTGGCAACCAACGAAAATGATCCCGATACCTGGTTGGTGTGCAACTTCTCGGTGGATCACGAAAATGCGGCT ccCTCCAATCGGTGCGTCCGAGCCAAAATCAACGTTGCCATGATCTGCCAAACTCTGGTCAGTCCACCAGAGGGCGATAAAGAGATCAGCAGGGACAACATCTTGTGTAAAATCACCTACGTGGCCAACG TAAATCCCGGTGGTTGGGCGCCGGCCTCGGTGCTCAGAGCCGTCGCCAAGAGAGAGTATCCCAAGTTCCTCAAACGTTTCACCTCCTACGTCCAGGAGAAGACTTCGGGGAAGCCCATCCTGTTTTGA
- the LOC144048744 gene encoding ceramide transfer protein-like isoform X2, whose translation MSEKSSASGSDEDVEPESAQPVEFGGVLSKWTNYIHGWQDRWVVLKNNTLSYYKSEDEREYGCRGSLCLSKAVITPHEFDECRFDISVNDSVWYLRAEDPEHRLQWIESIELHKAESGYGSESSLRRHGSMLSLTSAASALSATSTSSFKKGHRLCEKLAEMETFRDILCRQVDTLQKYFDSCADAVSKDEFHRDRVEEDEDDFPAASRPDGECCYNNNGSKEKLFAPASPKGMNGIDFKGEAITFKATTAGILSTLSHCIELMVKREDSWQKRLEKELEKRRRVEDAYKSAVHELKKKSHYGGPDYEEGPNSLINEDEFFDAVEAALDRQDKIEEQCQSEKVRIPRLTPVPPGDVYSSIGTHRFATKVEEMVQNHMTYSLQDMGGDANWQLVIEEGEMKVYRREVEENGIVLDPLKATHAVKGVTGHEVCHYFWDTAVRMDWETTIENFNVVETLSDNAIIVYQTHKRVWPASQRDVLYLSAIRKILATNENDPDTWLVCNFSVDHENAAPSNRCVRAKINVAMICQTLVSPPEGDKEISRDNILCKITYVANVNPGGWAPASVLRAVAKREYPKFLKRFTSYVQEKTSGKPILF comes from the exons ATGTCCGAAAAGAGCTCAGCGTCCGGTTCAGACGAAGATGTGGAACCAGAATCCGCACAACCTGTGGAGTTCGGAGGCGTGTTGAGCAAG TGGACCAATTACATACACGGATGGCAGGACCGATGGGTCGTGTTGAAGAACAACACTTTAAGCTACTACAAATCAGAGGATGAACGCGAATATGGCTGCAGGGGCTCTTTGTGCCTCAGTAAGGCTGTCATCACA CCCCATGAGTTTGACGAGTGTCGCTTTGACATCAGTGTCAACGACAGCGTGTGGTACCTCCGAGCCGAAGATCCCGAGCACAGACTCCAGTGGATCGAGTCCATTGAGTTGCACAAG GCGGAGTCCGGGTATGGGTCCGAATCTAGTCTGAGGCGTCATGGTTCCATGTTGTCCCTCACCTCAGCAGCCAGTGCCTTGTCTGCCACGTCAACATCCTCTTTCAAG AAGGGGCACAGGCTGTGTGAGAAATTAGCAGAAATGGAGACCTTCCGGGACATTCTTTGCAGACAAGTGGACACATTGCAGAAATATTTTGACTCCTGCGCCGATGCGGTCTCCAAAGACGAGTTTCACAGGGACAGAG tggaggaggatgaagatgacTTCCCAGCCGCCTCGAGGCCAGACGGTGAATGTTGTTACAACAATAACGGCAGTAAAGAGAAAC TGTTCGCCCCCGCCAGTCCCAAAGGCATGAATGGCATAGACTTCAAAGGAGAGGCCATCACCTTCAAGGCCACCACGGCGGGCATCCTGTCCACTTTGTCACACTGCATTGAGCTGATGGTCAAACGTGAAGACAGCTGGCAGAAAAGGCTGGAGAAG gaactggagaagaggaggagggtaGAAGACGCCTATAAATCTGCTGTGCATGAACTGAAGAAAAAGTCACACTACGGAGGGCCGGATTACGAG GAGGGGCCCAACAGTTTGATCAACGAGGACGAGTTCTTTGATGCGGTGGAAGCTGCGCTCGACAGACAAGACAAGATCGAAGAGCAG TGCCAGTCGGAAAAGGTCAGGATCCCTCGACTGACTCCCGTTCCTCCCGGCGACGTCTACTCCAGCATCGGCACACACAGATTCGCTACCAAG GTGGAGGAGATGGTGCAGAATCATATGACGTACTCTCTTCAGGACATGGGCGGAGATGCCAACTGGCAGCTGGTCATCGAGGAAGGAGAGATGAAG GTGTACAGAAGAGAAGTGGAAGAGAACGGGATCGTGTTGGATCCCCTCAAAGCCACGCACGCCGTCAAAGGGGTGACGGGACACGAGGTGTGCCACTACTTCTGGGACACTGCGGTGCGCATGGACTGGGAGA CCACCATTGAAAACTTCAACGTGGTGGAAACGCTCTCCGACAACGCCATTATCGTTTATCAGACACACAAG AGGGTGTGGCCGGCCTCCCAGAGAGACGTGCTCTATCTGTCGGCCATCAGAAAGATTCTGGCAACCAACGAAAATGATCCCGATACCTGGTTGGTGTGCAACTTCTCGGTGGATCACGAAAATGCGGCT ccCTCCAATCGGTGCGTCCGAGCCAAAATCAACGTTGCCATGATCTGCCAAACTCTGGTCAGTCCACCAGAGGGCGATAAAGAGATCAGCAGGGACAACATCTTGTGTAAAATCACCTACGTGGCCAACG TAAATCCCGGTGGTTGGGCGCCGGCCTCGGTGCTCAGAGCCGTCGCCAAGAGAGAGTATCCCAAGTTCCTCAAACGTTTCACCTCCTACGTCCAGGAGAAGACTTCGGGGAAGCCCATCCTGTTTTGA
- the LOC144048744 gene encoding ceramide transfer protein-like isoform X3, which translates to MYTCLQMEFVPGSRSCTRTRTGSAVDAAQRAGQDEKVSHIRAESGYGSESSLRRHGSMLSLTSAASALSATSTSSFKKGHRLCEKLAEMETFRDILCRQVDTLQKYFDSCADAVSKDEFHRDRVEEDEDDFPAASRPDGECCYNNNGSKEKLFAPASPKGMNGIDFKGEAITFKATTAGILSTLSHCIELMVKREDSWQKRLEKELEKRRRVEDAYKSAVHELKKKSHYGGPDYEEGPNSLINEDEFFDAVEAALDRQDKIEEQCQSEKVRIPRLTPVPPGDVYSSIGTHRFATKARSHCSSLSSAELVSASDDIHRFSTQVEEMVQNHMTYSLQDMGGDANWQLVIEEGEMKVYRREVEENGIVLDPLKATHAVKGVTGHEVCHYFWDTAVRMDWETTIENFNVVETLSDNAIIVYQTHKRVWPASQRDVLYLSAIRKILATNENDPDTWLVCNFSVDHENAAPSNRCVRAKINVAMICQTLVSPPEGDKEISRDNILCKITYVANVNPGGWAPASVLRAVAKREYPKFLKRFTSYVQEKTSGKPILF; encoded by the exons ATGTATACATGCTTGCAAATGGAGTTCGTGCCTGGCTCGCGCTCGTGCACTCGCACGCGCACTGGGTCAGCGGTGGATGCTGCGCAAAGAGCTGGGCAGGATGAAAAGGTTTCCCACATCAGG GCGGAGTCCGGGTATGGGTCCGAATCTAGTCTGAGGCGTCATGGTTCCATGTTGTCCCTCACCTCAGCAGCCAGTGCCTTGTCTGCCACGTCAACATCCTCTTTCAAG AAGGGGCACAGGCTGTGTGAGAAATTAGCAGAAATGGAGACCTTCCGGGACATTCTTTGCAGACAAGTGGACACATTGCAGAAATATTTTGACTCCTGCGCCGATGCGGTCTCCAAAGACGAGTTTCACAGGGACAGAG tggaggaggatgaagatgacTTCCCAGCCGCCTCGAGGCCAGACGGTGAATGTTGTTACAACAATAACGGCAGTAAAGAGAAAC TGTTCGCCCCCGCCAGTCCCAAAGGCATGAATGGCATAGACTTCAAAGGAGAGGCCATCACCTTCAAGGCCACCACGGCGGGCATCCTGTCCACTTTGTCACACTGCATTGAGCTGATGGTCAAACGTGAAGACAGCTGGCAGAAAAGGCTGGAGAAG gaactggagaagaggaggagggtaGAAGACGCCTATAAATCTGCTGTGCATGAACTGAAGAAAAAGTCACACTACGGAGGGCCGGATTACGAG GAGGGGCCCAACAGTTTGATCAACGAGGACGAGTTCTTTGATGCGGTGGAAGCTGCGCTCGACAGACAAGACAAGATCGAAGAGCAG TGCCAGTCGGAAAAGGTCAGGATCCCTCGACTGACTCCCGTTCCTCCCGGCGACGTCTACTCCAGCATCGGCACACACAGATTCGCTACCAAG GCGCGTAGTCATTGCTCTTCCCTGTCCTCTGCCGAGCTAGTCAGTGCTTCAGATGACATTCACAGATTCAGCACTCAG GTGGAGGAGATGGTGCAGAATCATATGACGTACTCTCTTCAGGACATGGGCGGAGATGCCAACTGGCAGCTGGTCATCGAGGAAGGAGAGATGAAG GTGTACAGAAGAGAAGTGGAAGAGAACGGGATCGTGTTGGATCCCCTCAAAGCCACGCACGCCGTCAAAGGGGTGACGGGACACGAGGTGTGCCACTACTTCTGGGACACTGCGGTGCGCATGGACTGGGAGA CCACCATTGAAAACTTCAACGTGGTGGAAACGCTCTCCGACAACGCCATTATCGTTTATCAGACACACAAG AGGGTGTGGCCGGCCTCCCAGAGAGACGTGCTCTATCTGTCGGCCATCAGAAAGATTCTGGCAACCAACGAAAATGATCCCGATACCTGGTTGGTGTGCAACTTCTCGGTGGATCACGAAAATGCGGCT ccCTCCAATCGGTGCGTCCGAGCCAAAATCAACGTTGCCATGATCTGCCAAACTCTGGTCAGTCCACCAGAGGGCGATAAAGAGATCAGCAGGGACAACATCTTGTGTAAAATCACCTACGTGGCCAACG TAAATCCCGGTGGTTGGGCGCCGGCCTCGGTGCTCAGAGCCGTCGCCAAGAGAGAGTATCCCAAGTTCCTCAAACGTTTCACCTCCTACGTCCAGGAGAAGACTTCGGGGAAGCCCATCCTGTTTTGA
- the LOC144048744 gene encoding ceramide transfer protein-like isoform X4, whose protein sequence is MLAPASRRDCSSVLLCFGCWNGRMAESGYGSESSLRRHGSMLSLTSAASALSATSTSSFKKGHRLCEKLAEMETFRDILCRQVDTLQKYFDSCADAVSKDEFHRDRVEEDEDDFPAASRPDGECCYNNNGSKEKLFAPASPKGMNGIDFKGEAITFKATTAGILSTLSHCIELMVKREDSWQKRLEKELEKRRRVEDAYKSAVHELKKKSHYGGPDYEEGPNSLINEDEFFDAVEAALDRQDKIEEQCQSEKVRIPRLTPVPPGDVYSSIGTHRFATKARSHCSSLSSAELVSASDDIHRFSTQVEEMVQNHMTYSLQDMGGDANWQLVIEEGEMKVYRREVEENGIVLDPLKATHAVKGVTGHEVCHYFWDTAVRMDWETTIENFNVVETLSDNAIIVYQTHKRVWPASQRDVLYLSAIRKILATNENDPDTWLVCNFSVDHENAAPSNRCVRAKINVAMICQTLVSPPEGDKEISRDNILCKITYVANVNPGGWAPASVLRAVAKREYPKFLKRFTSYVQEKTSGKPILF, encoded by the exons ATGTTGGCGCCAGCAAGCCGTCGGGACTGCAGCAGTGTCCTGCTCTGCTTTGGCTGCTGGAATGGTCGAATG GCGGAGTCCGGGTATGGGTCCGAATCTAGTCTGAGGCGTCATGGTTCCATGTTGTCCCTCACCTCAGCAGCCAGTGCCTTGTCTGCCACGTCAACATCCTCTTTCAAG AAGGGGCACAGGCTGTGTGAGAAATTAGCAGAAATGGAGACCTTCCGGGACATTCTTTGCAGACAAGTGGACACATTGCAGAAATATTTTGACTCCTGCGCCGATGCGGTCTCCAAAGACGAGTTTCACAGGGACAGAG tggaggaggatgaagatgacTTCCCAGCCGCCTCGAGGCCAGACGGTGAATGTTGTTACAACAATAACGGCAGTAAAGAGAAAC TGTTCGCCCCCGCCAGTCCCAAAGGCATGAATGGCATAGACTTCAAAGGAGAGGCCATCACCTTCAAGGCCACCACGGCGGGCATCCTGTCCACTTTGTCACACTGCATTGAGCTGATGGTCAAACGTGAAGACAGCTGGCAGAAAAGGCTGGAGAAG gaactggagaagaggaggagggtaGAAGACGCCTATAAATCTGCTGTGCATGAACTGAAGAAAAAGTCACACTACGGAGGGCCGGATTACGAG GAGGGGCCCAACAGTTTGATCAACGAGGACGAGTTCTTTGATGCGGTGGAAGCTGCGCTCGACAGACAAGACAAGATCGAAGAGCAG TGCCAGTCGGAAAAGGTCAGGATCCCTCGACTGACTCCCGTTCCTCCCGGCGACGTCTACTCCAGCATCGGCACACACAGATTCGCTACCAAG GCGCGTAGTCATTGCTCTTCCCTGTCCTCTGCCGAGCTAGTCAGTGCTTCAGATGACATTCACAGATTCAGCACTCAG GTGGAGGAGATGGTGCAGAATCATATGACGTACTCTCTTCAGGACATGGGCGGAGATGCCAACTGGCAGCTGGTCATCGAGGAAGGAGAGATGAAG GTGTACAGAAGAGAAGTGGAAGAGAACGGGATCGTGTTGGATCCCCTCAAAGCCACGCACGCCGTCAAAGGGGTGACGGGACACGAGGTGTGCCACTACTTCTGGGACACTGCGGTGCGCATGGACTGGGAGA CCACCATTGAAAACTTCAACGTGGTGGAAACGCTCTCCGACAACGCCATTATCGTTTATCAGACACACAAG AGGGTGTGGCCGGCCTCCCAGAGAGACGTGCTCTATCTGTCGGCCATCAGAAAGATTCTGGCAACCAACGAAAATGATCCCGATACCTGGTTGGTGTGCAACTTCTCGGTGGATCACGAAAATGCGGCT ccCTCCAATCGGTGCGTCCGAGCCAAAATCAACGTTGCCATGATCTGCCAAACTCTGGTCAGTCCACCAGAGGGCGATAAAGAGATCAGCAGGGACAACATCTTGTGTAAAATCACCTACGTGGCCAACG TAAATCCCGGTGGTTGGGCGCCGGCCTCGGTGCTCAGAGCCGTCGCCAAGAGAGAGTATCCCAAGTTCCTCAAACGTTTCACCTCCTACGTCCAGGAGAAGACTTCGGGGAAGCCCATCCTGTTTTGA